DNA sequence from the Novosphingobium sp. KACC 22771 genome:
CATCCCGCCGCCACGCGCGGCCAGAATGCGCCAGTTTCGCCCCCCCTGCGTGATGGTGATCCGGCAAAAGCTGTCGTTGCATTGCGCGCCGCGCCATTGCTCGATGGGTATGGCCTCGCCGCTTGCGCCCATCGCATCCTGCATACTGCTGCGGGCATAGGTGGAGCGGCCTTGCCCAAGGATCAGCAACTGGCGGCTCTGGGGATCGATCAGGCCCAGTTGTCGCCCATCCCCGGTGATCACCATGTCGGGGGGGCTTAACATAGCCAGCCAGAGGCACCCCGCCACCGCCGGTATCAGCCCCAGCAGGCGGATTTGCCCGCGCCACAGGGCCAACCACAGCATCCCCAGCACCATGCAGACATAGGCCGTACTGCCCATCACCGGCAATTGCGCCACGACGTCTGGCCGCGCAGCCACCCATCGCGCCAGCCCCAGCAACAGATCGAGCGACCAACCGCATAAGTGCCAGAATGGTCGGCCAGCCCCGATCAGATCGAAGAGCAATCCCGCCCCGATCAGCGGCATGGAGACAAAAGTCGTGAGCGGGATGGCCAGCAGATTAGCCAGTGAGCCGTATATGCCCGCTCGATGGAAGTGAAAGAAGGCCACCGGCATCAACGCCAATTCGATCACCAAACCGGTGAGCAACAGCATAGCCAGATCGCGCCCCATCCGGATCCACCAGCCTTCCTGACGCCGGGCAAGGAAGGCGCGCACAGGCGCCGCCTCGTGCAAGGCCACAATCGCGAGCACCGAACCAAAACTCATCTGAAAGCTGGGGCCCACCACCGCCTCGGGCCACAGCAGCATGACAAATCCTGCGGCCAGCGCCAGCAAACGCACCGAAAAGGGCCGCCTTCCCGCAGCCATCGCCGCCAGAGCCAGCAAGGCCCCCAGACAAGATCGGACGGTCGGCACCTCTGCCCCGGTCAACAGCGTATAGCCGACCGCCGCCAGCCCACCGATGCCCCCGGCCAAGACCGGCAGCCGGACGCGCAGCACCAGCCATGGCCACAGGCCCAGCAGCCGTAGCGCCAGAAAATAGGTCGCGGCCACCACCGCGCTGACATGCAGGCCGGAAACCGACAGCAGATGCGTCAGCCCTGCATCGCGCATTGCAGCCTCGTCCTGCGGCGTAATGCCGCCGCGCTCACCGCTGGCAAAGGCCGCCGCCATGCCTCCGGCCGATCCGGGTACGGCCGCGCGCACATGCGCAGCCAGTGCATGGCGCCAAGGGGCCAGGCCCGAGGGGGTACCTTGCGACTCGACCTGCACCGGCCCCAGCGCGCTGCCCGTGGCGGCCAATCCATCAAACCACGCCGCCCGGGCAAAATCGTAGCCCCCTGGCAGGCGCGGCGGGGCCGGAGGAAACAGCCGCGCACGCAGCCGGACAATCGCCCCCTCGCCCGCATTGACCGCCAAATCATTGTATTTTAATGATATTCTTGCCTTTATCGCGCGATCCTCGCCGGGCAATCGCAGGGCAACAACCAGCCGGACGCGCGATTGCGCGGTCAACTCTTGCCGCTCCAGCACAATGGCGCGCATATCGAGTACCAGCGGACCGGGAATCGCGGGGGTACCGACCAAGGCCGACTTGCCCCACACCAGCCCGCAGCCCAGCGCGACCGACAAGGACAGCGTTAAAACCGCCCGCGGCAGGCAAAGGATATCGCCGCCCCGACGCATAGTCCAAGCCGACGCGCCTGCTGCCAACAAACACAATATTATCAAACATATCCATTGCGCCTGGTCGGCCAGCGCAAACCACCCGGCCACCCCCGCCGCCATGCCCACGGCCAGCCATGGCGCAAGGGTCGGCCCCGCGCGCAACAGAAAATGCTCTAAGACCAAAGCAAAACTTGCCAAGCGCGCGCGGCTGCGCCAAGGGCCATGTTGCGTTGCAGCGCTATCCCCCCCCAAAGAGGCGGGACGCTCTGCCGATTGGGTGGTGCTGTGGGACGCTGGAACCATGGGCCCTTATTAGGACAGAAAGGACAAGGGAATGACAAGTTCGGGGTTGGCTGGCAGCAATAGCACCGGCAAACGCCCTGTTGTCACTCGTTTTGCGCCTTCTCCCACAGGTTTTCTGCATATTGGCGGCGCGCGGACGGCTCTGTTCAACTGGCTCTATGCCCGCGCGAACGGTGGCCAGTATCTGCTGCGCATCGAGGATACCGACCGCGCGCGTTCGACGGACGCGGCGATTGACGCGATTTTTGATGGTCTTCGCTGGCTGGGTCTTGATGGCGATCAGCCTGCAGTGATGCAGTTCGAACGCTCGCCCCGCCATGCCGAGGTGGCGCACAAGCTGCTGGATGCGGGCCATGCCTATCGCTGCTATCTGACGCAGGAAGAGTTGGCCGCGATGCGCGAGGCGGCGCAGGCCGAAAAGCGCCCGTTCCGTATCCAGTCGCCCTGGCGCGACGCCACGCCCGATCAATGGCCCGAGGGTCAGTCCTATGTCGTGCGCATCAAGGCCCCCCGCGACGGCGCGACCGTGATCGACGATCTGGTGCAGGGCAGCATCACCGTGCAGAACGTCGAGCTGGATGATTTCATCATCCTGCGCTCTGATGGGACGCCGACCTACATGCTGGCCGTGGTGGTGGACGATCACGATATGGGCGTGACCCATGTGATCCGCGGCGATGACCATATCAACAATGCCTTTCGCCAGTTGGTGATCA
Encoded proteins:
- a CDS encoding ComEC/Rec2 family competence protein → MVPASHSTTQSAERPASLGGDSAATQHGPWRSRARLASFALVLEHFLLRAGPTLAPWLAVGMAAGVAGWFALADQAQWICLIILCLLAAGASAWTMRRGGDILCLPRAVLTLSLSVALGCGLVWGKSALVGTPAIPGPLVLDMRAIVLERQELTAQSRVRLVVALRLPGEDRAIKARISLKYNDLAVNAGEGAIVRLRARLFPPAPPRLPGGYDFARAAWFDGLAATGSALGPVQVESQGTPSGLAPWRHALAAHVRAAVPGSAGGMAAAFASGERGGITPQDEAAMRDAGLTHLLSVSGLHVSAVVAATYFLALRLLGLWPWLVLRVRLPVLAGGIGGLAAVGYTLLTGAEVPTVRSCLGALLALAAMAAGRRPFSVRLLALAAGFVMLLWPEAVVGPSFQMSFGSVLAIVALHEAAPVRAFLARRQEGWWIRMGRDLAMLLLTGLVIELALMPVAFFHFHRAGIYGSLANLLAIPLTTFVSMPLIGAGLLFDLIGAGRPFWHLCGWSLDLLLGLARWVAARPDVVAQLPVMGSTAYVCMVLGMLWLALWRGQIRLLGLIPAVAGCLWLAMLSPPDMVITGDGRQLGLIDPQSRQLLILGQGRSTYARSSMQDAMGASGEAIPIEQWRGAQCNDSFCRITITQGGRNWRILAARGGGMVEEKAMATACGYVDIVVSRVALMPSCRPRLLRADEPLLYRTGGMALYLAQGRIVTVAQSQGQHPWWRAPGLKPREEADALPPAIPLDQ